From a single Kitasatospora sp. NBC_00458 genomic region:
- a CDS encoding threonine/serine dehydratase, whose product MHDLSYDDIKSAADRIAGHVRPVAVAPGPGGVWLALEHLQHTGSFKARGAQNFLQAHREAGTLPEAGVTIASGGNAGLACAWAARQQGVRATVFLPANAPRVKVARLRSYEADVRLVGSEYAEALAACEEFAAASGALASHAYDHPLIAAGAGTLLEEITQRIPDLDTVVVAVGGGGLFAGVATAAGHHGVRTVAVEPENCRALDAAIAAGRPVDVTVDSVASDSLGARRATALAVQAARRGEVRSVLVPEDGIVRARRALWDDHRLAVEHAAATALAALPAALPGDPDPEGPGGTGYRPEADEKVCVILCGANTDLRTLTDDGQ is encoded by the coding sequence GTGCACGACCTCTCGTACGACGACATCAAGTCCGCCGCCGACCGGATCGCGGGGCACGTGCGCCCGGTCGCGGTCGCCCCGGGGCCGGGCGGGGTGTGGCTGGCACTGGAGCACCTCCAGCACACCGGCTCCTTCAAGGCCCGGGGCGCGCAGAACTTCCTCCAGGCCCACCGCGAGGCCGGCACCCTCCCGGAGGCGGGGGTCACCATCGCCTCCGGCGGCAACGCCGGACTCGCCTGCGCCTGGGCGGCCCGGCAGCAGGGCGTCCGGGCCACCGTCTTCCTGCCCGCCAACGCGCCGCGCGTGAAGGTGGCCCGGCTCCGCTCGTACGAGGCGGACGTCCGGCTCGTCGGCTCGGAGTACGCCGAGGCCCTGGCCGCCTGCGAGGAGTTCGCCGCCGCCTCGGGTGCGCTCGCCAGCCACGCGTACGACCACCCGCTGATCGCGGCCGGGGCGGGCACACTGCTGGAGGAGATCACCCAGCGGATCCCGGACCTCGACACGGTGGTGGTCGCGGTCGGCGGCGGCGGACTGTTCGCCGGTGTGGCGACGGCCGCCGGGCACCACGGCGTGCGGACCGTGGCGGTCGAGCCGGAGAACTGCCGCGCGCTGGACGCCGCCATCGCGGCCGGACGACCGGTGGACGTCACCGTCGACTCGGTCGCCTCCGACTCCCTCGGCGCCCGCCGCGCCACCGCCCTCGCCGTGCAGGCCGCCCGCCGGGGCGAGGTCCGTTCCGTGCTGGTGCCGGAGGACGGCATCGTCCGGGCCCGCCGGGCCCTGTGGGACGACCACCGCCTCGCGGTCGAGCACGCCGCCGCGACGGCCCTCGCCGCACTGCCCGCCGCACTGCCCGGCGACCCGGACCCGGAGGGCCCCGGCGGCACGGGCTACCGGCCCGAGGCCGACGAGAAGGTCTGCGTCATCCTCTGCGGCGCCAACACCGACCTCCGCACCCTCACGGACGACGGGCAGTAG
- a CDS encoding Shedu anti-phage system protein SduA domain-containing protein yields the protein MTKQITDIIKGFWREAAVAGDREAQGGTDWQPRRGFATSPHRNLENALVDELVQRGIDPTWIRTGRAANLPGFHAVGRPWDITVVRDGIPLAAIIVKAQSSSGFSKNVTNRVQELMASGFDVRRGYGSPDLDPYQPFLGLIFILEDGKQATTPTAGNRRTPSEARRLLSVKDRFADAFQRFLVDELYDGICYATPNTAGDAEQVEPHAQMSMEGLLTALTDHVSQVGELKDGSGLTSVRFGELLVQNSDIDALMTGFTSTRKGLVAAEAAVIRRRRELIANLRALALSDGVNETAMQTALGGNYWLFGGQYVGVAERRDLMPLQQHDIPLISADQSLNIIELKGPEAPLVRRHRRNHPIVTSDVHEAVGQCMNYLRTMDELGAALRTVQRSDLGIDHDYRRARATVVIGHPDRSGSATREEVDQTIRTYNAHLSRIQVLTYADLLDGAERALNFEELAGRSE from the coding sequence ATGACCAAGCAGATCACGGACATCATCAAGGGCTTCTGGCGAGAGGCTGCGGTTGCCGGCGATCGGGAAGCCCAGGGAGGCACCGATTGGCAGCCCCGGCGAGGATTCGCCACCAGCCCGCACAGGAATCTTGAGAACGCGCTGGTTGACGAACTTGTCCAACGGGGCATCGACCCCACCTGGATCCGTACCGGCCGCGCCGCAAACCTGCCCGGATTCCACGCCGTCGGGCGCCCCTGGGACATCACCGTTGTCCGAGACGGCATCCCCCTGGCGGCCATCATCGTCAAGGCACAGTCCAGTAGCGGGTTCTCCAAGAACGTGACGAACCGAGTCCAGGAGCTCATGGCCTCGGGATTCGACGTCCGGCGCGGCTACGGATCACCCGACCTGGATCCCTACCAGCCCTTCCTCGGGCTGATCTTCATCCTCGAAGACGGCAAGCAGGCAACCACGCCTACCGCCGGAAACCGACGAACCCCCTCGGAGGCTCGACGCCTGCTCTCCGTGAAGGACAGGTTCGCAGATGCCTTCCAACGCTTCCTGGTCGACGAGCTCTACGACGGGATCTGTTACGCCACCCCCAACACGGCCGGGGATGCGGAGCAGGTCGAGCCGCATGCGCAGATGAGCATGGAAGGGCTTCTCACAGCCTTGACCGATCATGTGTCGCAAGTCGGCGAGCTCAAGGATGGAAGCGGTCTGACATCTGTGCGGTTCGGTGAACTGCTGGTGCAGAACAGCGACATCGACGCACTGATGACCGGCTTCACCTCGACACGCAAGGGCCTCGTCGCCGCCGAAGCCGCAGTCATCCGCCGGCGCCGCGAGTTGATCGCGAACCTACGTGCGCTGGCCTTGTCCGATGGCGTCAACGAAACAGCCATGCAGACGGCCCTGGGAGGAAACTACTGGCTCTTCGGAGGTCAGTACGTGGGCGTAGCAGAGCGCCGGGACCTGATGCCCCTTCAGCAACACGACATCCCACTCATCTCGGCCGATCAGAGCCTCAACATCATCGAGCTCAAAGGTCCGGAGGCCCCACTGGTCCGGCGGCACCGGAGGAACCACCCGATCGTCACCAGCGACGTCCACGAAGCGGTCGGCCAGTGCATGAACTACCTGAGGACGATGGACGAGCTGGGCGCGGCCCTTCGAACCGTCCAGCGCAGCGATCTCGGCATCGACCACGACTACCGCCGCGCCCGTGCAACCGTCGTGATCGGCCACCCCGACAGAAGCGGATCGGCGACCCGAGAGGAAGTCGACCAGACCATCCGCACCTACAACGCGCACCTGAGCCGAATTCAGGTCCTCACCTATGCCGACCTCCTGGACGGCGCGGAGCGTGCCCTGAACTTCGAGGAACTCGCCGGCCGGTCCGAATGA
- a CDS encoding alpha/beta hydrolase family protein: MQKIIRTLAVTTAALLLAAPGAAATPAAAATGSTTGPATGAARLELPRPTGDLAVGRDTLHLVDRSRKDPWTPTEDRELMLSLYYPAVARTGSPAPYMAVPEAKALLTDRGRLGEYTTPEQVAATRTHARTDAVPRITSHRYPLVVLSPSFTMPRASLTALAEDLASRGYVVAAVDHAYESDGTVFPGGRLLTCKACEQVFPDGSLHRVSDGRARDVSFVLDRLTGPHSAWRYSWLIDARHIGMAGHSIGGAAASATMAVDPRVDAGVNMDGTFFTPVPETGLGGRPFLMVAGDPALLPPDFPDTSWEDTWPRLDGWKRWLTVTGAGHPGFTDWPVLGDAAGYPHPETPLSGTRSHQIVRSYVGAFFDLHLRGIPSPRLDGPTAADPEVVFHRT; this comes from the coding sequence ATGCAGAAGATCATCCGCACGTTAGCGGTCACCACCGCTGCCCTGCTCCTGGCCGCACCCGGCGCCGCCGCGACCCCGGCGGCCGCCGCGACCGGCTCCACCACCGGCCCCGCCACGGGTGCCGCCCGGCTCGAACTCCCGCGCCCCACCGGAGACCTGGCGGTCGGACGGGACACCCTCCACCTGGTCGACCGGAGCCGCAAGGACCCCTGGACGCCCACCGAGGACCGGGAGCTGATGCTCTCCCTCTACTACCCGGCGGTCGCCCGCACCGGCTCCCCCGCCCCCTACATGGCCGTCCCCGAGGCCAAGGCGCTGCTCACCGACCGGGGGCGGCTCGGCGAGTACACCACCCCCGAGCAGGTGGCCGCGACGCGCACCCACGCCCGTACCGACGCGGTGCCGCGGATCACCTCCCACCGCTACCCGCTGGTCGTGCTCTCCCCCAGCTTCACCATGCCGCGCGCCTCGCTGACCGCCCTGGCCGAGGACCTCGCCAGCCGCGGCTACGTGGTGGCCGCGGTGGACCACGCGTACGAGTCGGACGGCACCGTCTTCCCGGGCGGACGGCTGCTGACCTGCAAGGCGTGCGAGCAGGTCTTCCCCGACGGGTCGCTCCACCGGGTGTCGGACGGCCGGGCCCGCGACGTCTCCTTCGTCCTGGACCGGCTCACCGGCCCGCACTCCGCCTGGCGGTACTCCTGGCTGATCGACGCCCGGCACATCGGCATGGCCGGCCACTCCATCGGCGGCGCGGCCGCCTCGGCCACCATGGCCGTGGACCCGCGCGTGGACGCCGGCGTCAACATGGACGGCACGTTCTTCACGCCGGTGCCCGAGACGGGCCTGGGCGGGCGGCCCTTCCTGATGGTCGCGGGCGACCCCGCCCTGCTGCCGCCGGACTTCCCCGACACCTCGTGGGAGGACACCTGGCCGCGGCTGGACGGCTGGAAGCGCTGGCTGACCGTCACCGGGGCGGGCCACCCCGGGTTCACCGACTGGCCCGTGCTCGGTGACGCGGCCGGCTACCCCCACCCGGAGACGCCGCTGTCGGGCACCCGCTCGCACCAGATCGTCCGGTCGTACGTCGGCGCGTTCTTCGACCTGCACCTGCGCGGCATCCCCTCGCCCCGCCTGGACGGCCCCACGGCCGCCGACCCCGAGGTCGTGTTCCACCGCACGTGA
- a CDS encoding MBL fold metallo-hydrolase, producing MADLTADQDSRLRRPGRIRSIRLGDIRVSYVPDGDVRLRPLPLLRDTTDEVWAAHPEYLDATGHLVGSVGGLLVEHGDRALLIDAGFGPQELRAPEGPLGTIRGGALPDSLAELGRRPEDVEAVAFTHLHSDHLGWAALPAPGGDRPVFDHAEYLVSEPEWDRRDLLDEQGMTEQADALAKRVRTVTDGQEVFPGVRVRITPGHTVGHAEYVISGGGRRLIAFGDAVHSPIQIDHPEWSSAFDHDLARTAEHRRRLVAELAEPGTIGFGVHFADVVFGRVRQDGGGPAWQPVDA from the coding sequence ATGGCAGATCTGACGGCGGATCAGGACTCGCGACTGCGCCGCCCGGGGCGGATCCGCTCGATCCGGCTGGGCGACATCAGGGTCTCCTACGTGCCGGACGGCGACGTGCGGCTCCGGCCGCTGCCGCTGCTCCGGGACACCACCGACGAGGTGTGGGCCGCGCACCCGGAGTACCTGGACGCCACCGGCCACCTCGTGGGCAGCGTCGGCGGTCTGCTGGTCGAGCACGGTGACCGTGCGCTGCTGATCGACGCGGGCTTCGGCCCGCAGGAGCTGCGGGCCCCGGAAGGGCCCCTCGGCACGATCCGCGGCGGCGCGCTCCCGGACAGCCTGGCCGAACTCGGCCGCCGCCCCGAGGACGTCGAAGCGGTGGCCTTCACCCACCTCCACTCCGACCACCTCGGCTGGGCCGCCCTCCCCGCGCCCGGTGGCGACCGGCCGGTGTTCGACCACGCCGAGTACCTGGTCTCCGAGCCGGAGTGGGACCGGCGCGACCTCCTGGACGAGCAGGGCATGACCGAACAGGCCGACGCACTCGCCAAGCGGGTGCGGACGGTCACGGACGGCCAGGAGGTCTTCCCCGGCGTCCGCGTGCGGATCACCCCCGGCCACACCGTCGGGCACGCCGAGTACGTCATCAGCGGGGGCGGACGGCGGCTCATCGCCTTCGGCGACGCCGTGCACTCGCCGATCCAGATCGACCACCCCGAGTGGTCCTCGGCCTTCGACCACGACCTCGCCCGGACCGCCGAGCACCGCCGCCGCCTCGTCGCCGAGCTCGCGGAGCCCGGCACGATCGGCTTCGGCGTGCACTTCGCCGACGTGGTCTTCGGCCGCGTCCGGCAGGACGGGGGCGGCCCGGCCTGGCAGCCCGTGGACGCCTGA
- a CDS encoding MarR family winged helix-turn-helix transcriptional regulator: MTTSPEPQAIAERQLCGLVNGLAQRIAEHVRERAATLGLTASQATALREMSGPMTMRELAERMSCEPSNTTFVVDKLEKQGLVERHPHPTDRRAKHLVLTAEGTALRERLLELLHTDSPLSGLTPEEQRVLHGLLERAVNPA, from the coding sequence ATGACGACGTCCCCCGAGCCGCAGGCCATCGCCGAGCGACAGCTGTGCGGTCTGGTGAACGGACTCGCCCAGCGGATCGCCGAGCACGTGCGGGAACGCGCCGCCACCCTGGGCCTCACCGCCTCCCAGGCGACCGCGCTACGCGAGATGAGCGGGCCGATGACCATGCGGGAGCTCGCCGAGCGCATGAGCTGCGAGCCCTCCAACACCACGTTCGTGGTCGACAAGCTGGAGAAGCAGGGCCTGGTCGAACGCCACCCGCACCCCACCGACCGCCGCGCCAAGCACCTCGTCCTGACCGCCGAGGGCACCGCGCTGCGCGAACGACTGCTTGAACTCCTCCACACGGACTCCCCGCTGTCCGGCCTCACCCCGGAGGAGCAGCGCGTGCTTCACGGCCTGCTGGAGCGGGCCGTCAACCCCGCCTGA
- a CDS encoding HAD family hydrolase, producing MLSLGARTAVFDIDGTLCFDGRTIDDRILAAIAACERAGFRLVFASARPVRDLLPVLGGAFPSAVLIGGNGSLVSVDGRVRSRAAFGPVEFGALLEEVRRHAAVYLADGPWDYAYTGPADHPILGRVDQGALARRVDLAELPEVVKFLVVGASDMTALAAAGRGLGLTVNHHLDEAIIDFAPGSTTKWEALTSMGIGGYVAFGNDINDFDLLRNAERAVRVGTHTGLDEVAHVTVAAEPEAVAAEIARLVGSAG from the coding sequence ATGCTCAGCCTTGGCGCCCGCACGGCGGTCTTCGACATCGACGGCACCCTCTGCTTCGACGGGCGGACGATCGACGACCGGATCCTCGCTGCCATCGCCGCGTGCGAGCGCGCCGGCTTCCGCCTGGTCTTCGCGTCGGCCCGGCCCGTCCGCGACCTCCTGCCTGTGCTCGGCGGCGCCTTCCCGTCCGCCGTGCTGATCGGCGGCAACGGGAGCCTCGTCTCCGTCGACGGCCGGGTGCGCTCCCGGGCCGCGTTCGGTCCCGTCGAGTTCGGCGCGCTGCTGGAGGAGGTCCGTCGCCACGCGGCGGTCTACCTCGCGGACGGGCCCTGGGACTACGCCTACACCGGTCCCGCGGACCACCCGATCCTGGGCCGGGTCGACCAGGGCGCCCTCGCGCGCCGGGTGGACCTCGCCGAACTCCCCGAGGTCGTCAAGTTCCTCGTCGTCGGAGCGTCGGACATGACGGCGCTCGCCGCGGCCGGCCGCGGCCTGGGGCTGACGGTCAACCACCACCTGGACGAGGCGATCATCGACTTCGCCCCGGGCTCCACCACCAAGTGGGAGGCCCTGACGTCGATGGGGATCGGCGGGTACGTGGCGTTCGGGAACGACATCAACGACTTCGACCTCCTGCGGAACGCGGAGCGGGCGGTCCGCGTCGGCACCCACACCGGCCTCGACGAGGTCGCCCACGTCACCGTCGCGGCCGAGCCGGAGGCCGTCGCCGCCGAGATCGCCCGGCTGGTCGGCAGCGCCGGTTAG
- a CDS encoding O-methyltransferase, which yields MEQAERAVPPRVAAAEKAAAEAGFTKSCLPQVGRLLSLAAAAKPGGVIAESGTGAGVGTAWLHSGLGAGARLVTVERDEDLARRAAVAFADDERVSVLTGDWRLLERHAPFDVFFCDGGGKRDDPQRVVELLAPGGLLILDDFTPSSHWPPRYGGEVDELRLLYLTHPALHGTEVLTTPASSAVVATRRS from the coding sequence ATGGAGCAGGCAGAACGTGCGGTTCCGCCACGTGTGGCAGCCGCGGAGAAGGCCGCCGCGGAAGCCGGGTTCACGAAGAGCTGCCTCCCCCAAGTGGGTCGGCTGCTGAGTCTGGCCGCGGCCGCCAAGCCCGGCGGCGTCATCGCCGAGAGCGGCACCGGAGCGGGGGTCGGAACCGCGTGGCTGCACAGCGGCCTCGGCGCCGGTGCGCGCCTGGTCACGGTGGAGCGTGACGAGGATCTGGCCCGCCGGGCGGCCGTGGCGTTCGCCGACGACGAGCGCGTCAGCGTCCTCACCGGGGACTGGCGGCTGCTCGAACGGCACGCCCCGTTCGACGTCTTCTTCTGCGACGGCGGGGGCAAGCGCGACGATCCCCAGCGGGTCGTCGAGCTGCTCGCCCCCGGCGGCCTCCTCATCCTGGACGACTTCACGCCCTCGTCCCACTGGCCGCCCCGCTACGGCGGCGAGGTGGACGAGCTCCGGCTCCTCTACCTCACCCATCCCGCCCTCCACGGCACCGAAGTACTCACGACACCCGCCAGTTCGGCGGTCGTCGCCACCCGGCGCTCCTGA
- a CDS encoding DUF6188 family protein, whose product MRTDTTSVEHADRWVPGLRGRPVTGVGTTPHLVLSLAPGWEVGVEGPALLSHGPVHANPGLPLAPASRDLALRLLGASVLSAVAFKSGALRVVFDTGLHLTCPGESSAWRITGPERWCFTSVPGGGLTVLPGPGSGPGSAPGTAGAR is encoded by the coding sequence GTGAGAACTGACACGACCTCGGTCGAACACGCTGACCGGTGGGTGCCGGGCCTCCGGGGCCGACCGGTCACCGGCGTCGGCACCACTCCCCACCTGGTGCTCTCGCTCGCGCCGGGGTGGGAGGTCGGGGTGGAAGGCCCCGCCCTCCTGTCGCACGGCCCGGTGCACGCGAACCCCGGCCTGCCGCTCGCACCGGCCTCACGGGACCTGGCGCTCCGACTGCTCGGGGCCTCGGTCCTGTCCGCCGTCGCGTTCAAGTCCGGTGCCCTGCGGGTGGTGTTCGACACCGGTCTGCATCTGACGTGCCCGGGGGAGTCGTCGGCGTGGAGGATCACCGGGCCGGAGCGGTGGTGCTTCACGTCGGTGCCCGGCGGTGGACTCACGGTCCTGCCCGGCCCGGGGTCCGGCCCGGGGTCCGCCCCCGGCACGGCAGGGGCGCGGTGA